In one Hyphomicrobium sp. 99 genomic region, the following are encoded:
- a CDS encoding HNH endonuclease, with the protein MNAHVTIPDNCPALVLNADFRPLSYYPLSLWSWQDTVKAVFLDRVNIVSEYERYVRSPSFELKLPSVVSLKTYVKPALYPAFTRFNVFLRDRFSCQYCGDKSDLTFDHLIPRSRGGLTRWDNVVTACAPCNLKKGGLMPRAAGMFPAHEPYRPTVFELHRNGRLFPPNYLHESWLDYLYWDTELEP; encoded by the coding sequence GTGAATGCTCACGTGACAATACCGGATAATTGTCCGGCCCTTGTGCTGAACGCTGACTTCCGTCCGCTCAGCTACTATCCCCTGTCGCTCTGGAGCTGGCAGGACACGGTGAAGGCGGTCTTTCTCGACCGCGTGAACATCGTCTCCGAATACGAGCGCTATGTCAGAAGCCCATCATTCGAGCTGAAGCTGCCGAGTGTCGTATCGCTGAAGACGTATGTGAAGCCGGCGTTGTACCCCGCGTTCACACGGTTCAACGTTTTCCTGCGCGATCGCTTCAGCTGTCAGTATTGCGGCGACAAGAGCGATCTGACGTTCGATCACTTGATCCCGCGGTCCCGCGGTGGGCTAACGCGATGGGACAACGTCGTCACAGCATGTGCCCCGTGCAATCTGAAGAAGGGTGGCTTGATGCCGAGGGCTGCGGGCATGTTCCCAGCCCACGAACCCTATCGGCCGACCGTATTCGAACTGCACCGCAACGGCCGGCTATTCCCGCCAAACTATCTGCACGAAAGCTGGCTCGATTATCTCTACTGGGATACCGAACTCGAACCCTAG
- a CDS encoding disulfide bond formation protein B yields MKFGEGVQRGTDYQLGALALFLSTLTIVTALGFQYIGGYVPCMLCLWERYAYYAAIPLLFIALVLTVGGHRGSATAIFLIVGLAFLANTVLGIYHAGAEWKFWPGPAACGGGQSLTTSAGSLLSEIQNIHVIKCDEASLRFLGISFAGWNAIASFFLMTISFAAALAAREQSEETTAPNF; encoded by the coding sequence ATGAAATTTGGCGAGGGCGTACAGCGCGGAACGGATTACCAGCTTGGGGCGCTGGCTCTGTTCCTATCGACCTTGACGATCGTGACGGCCCTCGGATTTCAATACATCGGCGGCTACGTGCCCTGCATGCTCTGCCTCTGGGAGCGGTACGCCTACTACGCCGCTATTCCCTTGCTGTTCATTGCATTGGTGCTGACCGTCGGCGGTCATCGCGGTTCCGCCACAGCGATCTTTCTGATCGTCGGCCTTGCGTTTCTGGCGAACACGGTGCTCGGCATCTACCACGCGGGCGCGGAGTGGAAATTCTGGCCGGGTCCGGCCGCGTGCGGCGGCGGCCAATCTCTCACGACGTCGGCCGGCAGTCTTTTGAGTGAAATTCAGAACATCCACGTCATCAAGTGCGATGAAGCCTCTTTGCGCTTCCTCGGCATTTCGTTCGCAGGGTGGAATGCGATCGCGTCGTTTTTCCTCATGACGATCTCATTCGCAGCCGCTTTGGCTGCGCGCGAGCAGAGCGAAGAGACGACAGCTCCCAATTTTTGA
- a CDS encoding YqaA family protein, whose product MLRGIYNWTMRMAASDRAPWALAAVSFAESSFFPIPPDIMLIPMVLSQPRKAWWYATIATVASVLGGLLGYAIGYYLYDAIGAPILKFYGREHALDGFETFVQEYGVAAVIIKGMTPIPYKVVTIAAGVGKMNLLAFMGASVVARAMRFYLVAGLLYFFGEPIRSFIEGRLALVTTAFLVLLVGGFVAVRYIF is encoded by the coding sequence ATGCTTCGGGGAATTTACAATTGGACGATGCGGATGGCGGCCAGCGATAGGGCGCCGTGGGCGCTTGCGGCTGTTTCGTTCGCGGAAAGCTCGTTTTTCCCCATTCCTCCCGACATCATGCTGATCCCCATGGTGCTCAGTCAGCCGCGCAAGGCGTGGTGGTACGCGACCATCGCGACCGTCGCCTCCGTTCTCGGCGGACTGCTCGGCTACGCGATCGGCTATTATCTTTATGATGCCATCGGCGCGCCCATTTTGAAATTCTACGGACGCGAGCACGCGCTGGACGGCTTCGAGACCTTCGTACAGGAATACGGAGTCGCTGCCGTCATCATCAAAGGCATGACGCCGATCCCCTACAAGGTCGTGACCATCGCGGCTGGCGTCGGCAAGATGAACCTGCTGGCGTTCATGGGTGCCAGCGTCGTCGCCCGTGCCATGCGCTTCTATCTCGTCGCCGGTCTCTTATATTTCTTTGGTGAGCCTATCCGATCCTTCATCGAGGGCAGGCTCGCGCTCGTGACCACGGCGTTTCTCGTTTTGCTCGTTGGCGGCTTCGTGGCGGTGCGGTACATCTTCTAG
- the hemW gene encoding radical SAM family heme chaperone HemW, whose protein sequence is MSDRDTTFGVYIHWPFCAQKCPYCDFNSHVRFKGWDEARFLAAYKREIDWVAEHIGPRTVTSIFFGGGTPSLMQADTVAAIIEHIGKRWGIAGQAEITLEANPGSVEAGRFRGFREAGVNRVSIGVQSLRDEELRKLGRIHSVAEAKAALEIARGTFERFSFDLIYARPGQTADDWRVELAEALDLAGDHLSLYQLTIEPDTPYAALHAAGKLVIPDDHDASALYEITEEMTGKRGLAAYEVSNYARPGSESRHNLLYWRYGEYAGIGPGAHGRILIEKSRTATVAERNPEEWAARVEEAGHGFTEMTKLARAEQADEMLLMGLRLSEGIDLGQLAELGGARPSAAAIAELESLGLLQSARQSSATPGDWRRNELDDIVLCAGPGLAPEKIVLGPDRIRVTPEGRLVLNAVVAKLSKCFQPAERMDKLRAAS, encoded by the coding sequence ATGTCTGACCGCGACACGACATTCGGCGTCTATATCCACTGGCCGTTCTGCGCGCAGAAATGCCCGTACTGCGACTTCAATAGTCATGTGCGTTTCAAAGGCTGGGATGAGGCGCGGTTTCTCGCGGCGTATAAACGTGAGATCGATTGGGTCGCCGAGCACATCGGCCCGCGGACCGTCACGAGCATCTTCTTCGGCGGGGGCACGCCGTCGCTGATGCAAGCCGATACGGTGGCTGCGATCATCGAGCACATCGGGAAGCGCTGGGGCATCGCAGGCCAAGCCGAGATTACGCTCGAAGCCAATCCCGGAAGCGTCGAAGCCGGACGTTTTCGCGGGTTTCGCGAAGCGGGCGTCAATCGCGTGTCGATCGGCGTGCAGTCGCTCCGAGATGAAGAGCTTCGCAAGCTCGGGCGCATTCACAGCGTCGCTGAGGCGAAGGCGGCGCTCGAAATCGCGCGCGGCACGTTCGAGCGGTTTTCGTTCGATCTCATTTATGCGCGTCCCGGACAGACCGCGGACGATTGGCGTGTGGAGCTTGCCGAAGCGCTCGATCTCGCGGGCGATCATCTTTCGCTCTATCAGCTGACGATTGAACCCGACACGCCCTATGCCGCGCTCCACGCGGCAGGCAAGCTCGTCATTCCGGACGATCACGATGCGAGCGCGCTTTACGAGATTACGGAAGAGATGACGGGCAAGCGGGGTTTAGCTGCTTACGAAGTTTCAAACTACGCGCGTCCGGGTTCGGAAAGCCGGCACAATCTTCTCTATTGGCGCTACGGCGAGTACGCCGGAATTGGTCCCGGCGCGCATGGCCGCATTTTGATCGAGAAGAGCCGAACGGCGACGGTCGCCGAGCGCAATCCGGAGGAATGGGCCGCCCGTGTCGAGGAGGCCGGTCACGGCTTCACGGAAATGACGAAGCTTGCCCGCGCCGAGCAAGCCGACGAAATGCTTTTGATGGGGCTTCGTCTCAGCGAAGGCATCGATCTCGGGCAGCTTGCTGAGCTTGGGGGCGCCCGCCCTTCGGCGGCAGCTATCGCGGAACTCGAAAGCCTCGGATTGCTGCAGTCTGCCCGTCAATCGTCGGCAACGCCGGGAGATTGGCGGAGAAACGAACTCGACGACATTGTCCTATGCGCGGGCCCCGGATTGGCGCCCGAAAAGATTGTGCTCGGTCCGGACAGAATCCGGGTGACGCCCGAGGGTCGTCTGGTGCTTAACGCGGTCGTTGCCAAGCTTTCAAAATGTTTTCAGCCGGCGGAACGCATGGACAAGCTCCGAGCCGCCAGTTAA
- the rdgB gene encoding RdgB/HAM1 family non-canonical purine NTP pyrophosphatase, with protein MRLSKGTRVVVASHNPGKVWEINQLIHPYGLDAVSAGDLGLAEPEETETTFEGNARLKAVAAAKGSGLPALADDSGLEVDCLDGAPGIYSARWAGPGKDFGLAMKKVAEEIARRDGWNGAGPRANFISVLCLAWPNGDVKTFEGKVFGNLVWPPRGGNGFGYDPMFVPKGDVRTFGEMEPHEKYAISHRTRAFAAFKAAMLDEISPGAGEAEPEGRDIVAFSAAAASLSTRVEAAAFIGRLKDDLAAHRDQWKNVTLESYLVALERQLGTMTDSNEPAWRQLAKAMLAASNDV; from the coding sequence ATGCGTCTTTCGAAAGGTACGCGCGTCGTCGTTGCGAGCCACAATCCGGGCAAGGTGTGGGAAATCAATCAGCTCATTCATCCCTATGGGCTTGATGCCGTATCGGCGGGCGATCTTGGTCTTGCGGAGCCTGAAGAAACCGAGACGACGTTCGAAGGCAATGCGCGGCTCAAGGCCGTCGCGGCGGCTAAGGGATCGGGGCTGCCGGCGTTGGCTGACGATTCAGGTCTTGAAGTCGATTGTCTCGATGGTGCTCCGGGTATCTATTCGGCGCGCTGGGCCGGTCCCGGCAAAGACTTCGGCCTGGCGATGAAGAAAGTCGCCGAGGAGATTGCGCGCCGCGACGGCTGGAATGGTGCCGGTCCGCGCGCCAACTTCATCTCGGTGCTCTGCCTTGCGTGGCCCAACGGCGACGTCAAAACATTCGAGGGCAAGGTTTTCGGAAATCTCGTCTGGCCACCGCGCGGTGGCAACGGCTTCGGCTACGATCCGATGTTCGTGCCGAAAGGCGATGTACGGACGTTCGGCGAGATGGAGCCGCACGAGAAATATGCGATCTCGCACCGAACGCGTGCATTCGCAGCTTTCAAAGCGGCGATGCTCGACGAAATATCGCCGGGCGCTGGGGAAGCGGAACCTGAAGGCCGGGATATTGTTGCGTTCTCGGCTGCCGCCGCCAGTCTTTCGACGCGCGTCGAGGCAGCGGCGTTTATCGGCCGCCTGAAGGACGATCTCGCCGCGCATCGGGACCAGTGGAAGAACGTGACGCTTGAATCGTATCTCGTTGCCTTGGAGCGGCAGCTCGGCACGATGACGGATAGCAATGAACCGGCATGGCGACAGTTGGCGAAGGCCATGCTGGCGGCGAGCAACGATGTCTGA
- a CDS encoding VOC family protein has translation MGVDLNSAPAPLRILETVLYAPDLARIEDFYRRALGLEPFAVEPGRHIFYRCGDQMLLIFNPDTTQFRNAEASISVPPHGAEGEGHICFGVSGEDIDQWLTKLKSLGVPIEADFEWPRGGRSIYFRDPAGNCLEIAEPRIWGIA, from the coding sequence ATGGGCGTCGATCTGAACTCAGCCCCCGCGCCACTGAGAATTCTTGAAACGGTTCTTTACGCTCCCGATCTCGCGCGGATCGAGGATTTCTATCGCCGCGCCCTTGGATTGGAGCCGTTCGCGGTCGAACCGGGGCGCCATATATTTTATCGCTGCGGAGACCAGATGCTGCTGATTTTCAATCCCGACACAACGCAATTTCGTAACGCGGAGGCATCGATTTCGGTGCCGCCGCATGGTGCGGAGGGCGAGGGACACATTTGCTTTGGCGTGTCGGGCGAAGACATCGATCAGTGGCTGACGAAACTGAAAAGCCTCGGCGTGCCGATCGAGGCTGACTTCGAATGGCCGCGCGGAGGAAGATCAATCTACTTCCGCGATCCGGCGGGCAACTGCCTCGAGATCGCCGAGCCGCGTATCTGGGGCATTGCGTGA
- a CDS encoding DUF1772 domain-containing protein: MFGEFTLVVAALFTGAAVYVSWAEQPARLELDNRAMLAEWKPSYARGLQMQASLASIGFILGTLEWLVTGQWFWLAGAVALVANWPFTLFVIMPVNKKLEATALESADETTRALVERWGTLHGVRSALGALSVGLFLWASI; this comes from the coding sequence ATGTTTGGAGAGTTCACTCTCGTTGTCGCCGCGCTCTTTACGGGCGCGGCTGTCTACGTCAGTTGGGCGGAACAGCCAGCGCGGCTCGAACTCGATAACCGGGCGATGCTCGCTGAATGGAAGCCGAGCTATGCGCGAGGTCTGCAGATGCAGGCCTCGCTTGCCTCAATCGGGTTCATCCTCGGCACGCTCGAATGGTTGGTTACCGGCCAGTGGTTTTGGCTCGCAGGTGCTGTGGCCCTTGTCGCCAATTGGCCGTTTACGCTTTTTGTGATCATGCCCGTTAATAAGAAGCTAGAAGCGACGGCTCTCGAGAGCGCAGACGAAACCACGCGCGCGCTCGTCGAGAGGTGGGGGACGCTGCACGGTGTTCGAAGCGCGCTCGGAGCGCTCAGCGTTGGATTATTTCTATGGGCGTCGATCTGA
- the rph gene encoding ribonuclease PH, producing MRPSKRKPDELRRVSIERAVSKHAEGSCLIKFGDTHVLCTASLEERLPQWLKGQGRGWVTAEYAMLPRATHERTRREVTSGHPSGRTQEIQRLVGRALRAVVDLTKLGERQITVDCDVIQADGGTRTASITGAWVALHDCIQWMKMRDMVKENVLRDHVAAVSCGLYKGEPVLDLDYAEDSNADADSNFVMTGTGGIVEIQGTAETTPFSEERFTELMHLAKKGIGELVQLQKLTVA from the coding sequence ATGCGACCTTCTAAACGCAAGCCGGACGAGCTGCGCCGGGTATCGATCGAGCGCGCCGTCTCCAAACACGCCGAGGGGTCTTGCCTCATCAAGTTCGGCGATACGCATGTCCTTTGCACGGCCAGCTTGGAAGAGCGCCTGCCACAGTGGCTCAAGGGCCAGGGCCGGGGCTGGGTTACCGCCGAATACGCCATGCTGCCGCGCGCCACGCATGAGCGCACCCGGCGCGAGGTGACGAGCGGCCATCCCTCGGGCCGAACCCAGGAAATTCAACGACTTGTCGGCCGGGCGCTCCGGGCCGTTGTCGATCTGACCAAGCTTGGTGAACGCCAGATCACGGTCGATTGCGACGTCATCCAGGCCGACGGCGGTACGCGCACGGCGTCGATCACGGGAGCCTGGGTTGCTCTTCATGATTGCATCCAATGGATGAAAATGCGTGACATGGTGAAGGAAAACGTCCTGCGCGATCACGTGGCGGCGGTTTCCTGCGGGCTTTACAAGGGCGAGCCGGTGCTCGACCTCGACTATGCCGAAGACAGCAACGCGGACGCCGATTCCAATTTCGTGATGACCGGTACGGGCGGCATCGTCGAAATCCAGGGAACGGCCGAGACGACGCCCTTCAGCGAGGAACGGTTCACGGAGCTTATGCACCTCGCGAAGAAGGGCATTGGGGAGTTGGTGCAACTTCAGAAGCTGACGGTCGCCTAG
- the hrcA gene encoding heat-inducible transcriptional repressor HrcA — translation MASATLLDGKTQLQKLDERSRTILRRIVESYLATGEPVGSRNLSRALPIALSPASIRNVMSDLEQLGLIISPHTSAGRLPTQLGLRLFVDGLLEVGDVSMDERRQIETQIAYRRDKSVDQLLSEAGDLISGLSHCAGVVLAEKQVARLRHIEFVPLEPARGLVILVDEDQNVENRIIDLPEGLPPSALQEASNYLNTHLRGMTLTEAKAEIEKSLSAAKAELDHLTQKVIKAGLAEWSGVSDDRKSLIVRGQSNLLKDVTAAEDLERIRQLFDAFESKQDIVELLGASETAEGVRIFIGSENKLFSLSGSSLIVAPFRDQTRHVVGVLGVIGPTRLNYARIIPMVDYTAKLVSRLIG, via the coding sequence ATGGCGAGTGCGACGCTGCTCGACGGCAAAACCCAGCTCCAGAAGCTAGACGAGCGGTCACGGACTATTCTTCGAAGGATTGTCGAAAGTTACCTTGCAACCGGGGAGCCGGTGGGGTCGCGCAACTTGTCGCGCGCCCTGCCCATCGCCCTGTCACCGGCCTCGATCCGCAACGTCATGTCGGATCTGGAGCAGCTCGGCCTTATCATTTCACCCCACACGTCGGCCGGACGCCTGCCGACACAGCTCGGCCTGCGCCTCTTTGTCGATGGCCTGCTCGAAGTCGGCGACGTGTCGATGGACGAGCGCCGTCAGATCGAGACGCAGATCGCCTACCGGCGCGACAAGTCCGTCGATCAGCTTTTGAGCGAGGCCGGAGATCTGATCTCGGGCCTTTCCCACTGTGCGGGCGTCGTGCTCGCCGAAAAGCAGGTCGCCCGGCTGCGGCACATCGAATTCGTGCCATTGGAACCGGCGCGCGGATTGGTGATCCTTGTCGACGAGGATCAGAACGTCGAGAACCGCATCATCGACCTGCCCGAAGGTCTGCCGCCTTCCGCGCTGCAGGAGGCCTCGAACTATCTCAACACCCACCTGCGCGGCATGACGCTGACGGAAGCCAAAGCCGAAATCGAAAAGTCATTGAGCGCGGCCAAGGCCGAACTCGACCATCTAACCCAGAAAGTCATCAAGGCAGGCCTCGCCGAGTGGTCGGGCGTCTCCGACGACCGCAAAAGCCTCATCGTGCGCGGCCAGAGCAATCTTTTGAAAGATGTCACGGCAGCGGAAGATCTCGAGCGCATCCGTCAACTCTTCGATGCATTCGAATCGAAGCAGGACATCGTGGAGCTGTTGGGCGCCTCCGAGACAGCCGAAGGCGTTCGCATTTTTATCGGCTCGGAAAACAAATTGTTCTCCCTTTCGGGCTCATCCTTGATCGTTGCGCCCTTCAGGGATCAGACGCGCCACGTCGTCGGCGTCCTGGGAGTCATCGGCCCGACACGGCTCAATTATGCCCGCATTATTCCGATGGTGGATTATACGGCGAAGCTCGTAAGCCGCCTCATCGGCTGA
- the grpE gene encoding nucleotide exchange factor GrpE yields the protein MSDEKKPVDEPVQSPTSAASTSTPEEIGVEQLKSMIGALQSDLDKRLEELAGKQDQFLRAVAETENVRRRLEKEKEETAKYAIAKFAKDILSVGDNFQRAIAAVPKDAVETDPALKTLLDGVVLAERDYKTALERHGVRVVDPAGQPFNPHHHQAVMEQEDASVPAGTVLQVYQVGYLLDDRCLRPAMVVVSRGGPKAAKNGEQPAPETPQPDA from the coding sequence ATGAGCGACGAAAAGAAGCCAGTCGACGAACCCGTCCAATCGCCCACATCGGCGGCATCGACCTCAACTCCGGAAGAAATCGGCGTGGAGCAGCTCAAATCCATGATCGGCGCCCTCCAGAGCGACCTCGACAAGAGGTTGGAAGAACTGGCGGGCAAACAGGATCAATTCCTTCGCGCCGTCGCCGAAACCGAAAACGTCCGGCGCCGCCTCGAAAAGGAAAAGGAAGAGACGGCCAAGTACGCGATCGCAAAGTTTGCGAAAGACATCTTGTCGGTGGGCGACAATTTCCAGCGCGCGATAGCCGCGGTTCCGAAAGATGCGGTCGAAACCGATCCGGCACTGAAGACCTTGCTCGACGGCGTCGTTCTGGCAGAACGTGACTATAAGACAGCCCTTGAGCGGCACGGCGTCCGTGTCGTTGATCCGGCGGGTCAGCCCTTCAACCCGCATCACCATCAGGCCGTAATGGAGCAGGAAGACGCGAGCGTCCCGGCCGGTACGGTGCTGCAGGTCTATCAGGTTGGTTATCTTCTTGATGATCGTTGCTTGCGCCCGGCCATGGTTGTTGTGTCCCGCGGCGGCCCGAAAGCCGCAAAGAACGGAGAACAACCCGCGCCGGAAACTCCGCAGCCCGACGCATAG